CGGACCAGTTATACAGCGGCAAGATGAAACATTTTTTTAATGTGGTCGTCTGATTTGTAACGGACTGGCATGGTATAGTAATGCAGAAGGGGGCCTACAGAATGGCAGATAAAAACCAGCGTTTTCCCTCTCGGATGAACAGAAGGAACCGCTCGAATTCAATTCTTAATATTTTAATCGCTCTTGTATTTGGACTAATTTTAATTACTGTGGCATTTATCATAATCGGCGGGGGAGATGACGGAGGCGTCGAACAGGAAACCGTCACTGTTTCTGATGAGCCGGCAGAGGTGATCGTGGAAGAGGACAGCCAGGAAGCAGCGGAAGAAGAACAGCCGGAACAAACCGCGGGGGAAGAAACCGCTGAGGAAGAAGCGGCTGAGGAAGAAACCGTCGGTGGGACAATCACCCGAAAAGATTCCGATGATCCTCTTATAGAAGAGACGGTCGTCAATACAAGCTGGGAGCCGATCGGGACAGAACAGACGGGCAAGCATGTATCACGCTATGACGGGTCGAGT
Above is a genomic segment from Planococcus lenghuensis containing:
- a CDS encoding YrrS family protein, with protein sequence MADKNQRFPSRMNRRNRSNSILNILIALVFGLILITVAFIIIGGGDDGGVEQETVTVSDEPAEVIVEEDSQEAAEEEQPEQTAGEETAEEEAAEEETVGGTITRKDSDDPLIEETVVNTSWEPIGTEQTGKHVSRYDGSSADWQEKLDAIAYATGLNANQMIVWMVENGGGPQQSVGVVSSADNTKHYRVYLQWVDGEGWKPEKMDVLTTAEGAY